The Anolis carolinensis isolate JA03-04 chromosome 2, rAnoCar3.1.pri, whole genome shotgun sequence genome has a window encoding:
- the LOC100559386 gene encoding zinc finger protein 420 isoform X1 produces MEDLKRKASILQEGRDAPQVAFEGKMEVLRRQAGVPQVPLQKKTGSLREKVGASQEGMDAQLDVLKEKMGSMRGKVDSLQERIDTSQGALQRKTGNLDVAKQEEMDSIGKKVGEAKEILGKREKTESLKEGMSILQVAPHERMDALRKKILKSGLFGFEQEGGCSDMAFTLRGVPLLEEGAALLLGALGSNVLMEKMDTLRREVEDTQKDDLLGSLREKMESLQRKVAAPLEMEDPKWTLGTMDKWEALQTTLWGLLRDAQLQEKMSTILEKMGAPWTEIWALQKEVPVSFEEVAVHFTKEEWALLDSGQRALYREVMLENYGNVAFLGSDKTSMMQSRSAPVCDELGKAILHSDQVPVSFEELGAEDFTKEEGSLPNPEKKALQKETMEEKLKTGALPDGSLMPKSGIIPRLNEMEEELCVQERLPAKDVLNSSLENHWEPCPAEKTLKFPEYEKSFSCHQRVQMEEKPLQSLESRKCINQTASSFAYHYKEVVVEKPYKCLECGKCFSQSGRLIIHQRNHPREKSYKCLECGKNFNSGPGLTYHQRIHTGEKPYKCLECGKSFRGHNQLTDHQRVHTGERPFQCVECGKSFSQSGQLTIHQRIHSGVTPYKCLECGKSFSSSTGLSRHQRTHTGEKPFKCLECGMSFSQNISLTYHQVVHTGEKPYKCLECGKCFPRHELLTIHQRVHTGEKLYTCQECGKSFSWSTSLTYHQRMHSGEKPYTCAECGMSFRSHHHLTDHQRVHTGEKPFKCSACGKCFGQSNGLARHERTHTGEKPFTCVECGTSFSQSGQLVIHLRVHTGEKPYQCPECGMGFRQNRSLIRHQRIHTGERPFKCLECGKDFSQDSHLMSHKRIHTGEKPYKCLICGKSFLRHEYLTIHRRHHTGEKPFKCPECGKAFMKRDSLICHERTHTGEKPYKCLQCGKGFRQNRSLGFHQRVHTGEKPFKCLECGKLFRLSANLTVHKRIHTGEKPYQCLECGKSFSQNRSLIYHQRVHTEEKTFKCLECGKSFTQNRSLHFHQKVHTGEKPFKCLECGKLFRLSANLAVHKRVHTGEKPYKCPECGKGFSQNRSLIYHQRVHKKEKPFKSLEYVNYIGDSMGLACQQSKSVNKPWNEVPWLV; encoded by the exons ATGGAGGATCTGAAGAGAAAAGCGTCCATCCTTCAGGAAGGAAGAGATGCCCCTCAGGTTGCCTTTGAAGGGAAAATGGAGGTCTTGAGGAGACAAGCGGGTGTCCCGCAAGTCCCCCTGCAAAAGAAAACGGGTTCCTTGAGGGAGAAGGTGGGTGCGTCACAGGAAGGAATGGATGCCCAGCTGGATGTCTTGAAAGAGAAAATGGGCTCCATGAGGGGAAAAGTGGACTCCCTGCAAGAGAGAATAGATACCTCTCAGGGAGCTCTGCAAAGGAAAACGGGCAACCTAGATGTTGCTAAGCAAGAGGAAATGGACTCCATAGGGAAGAAAGTGGGTGAAGCAAAGGAGATATTGGGCAAGAGAGAGAAGACTGAATCCTTGAAGGAAGGAATGAGCATCCTACAGGTTGCCCCACATGAGAGAATGGATGCTTTGCGGAAGAAGATCCTCAAGAGTGGCCTGTTTGGTTTTGAGCAAGAGGGTGGCTGTTCGGACATGGCCTTCACCCTTCGTGGTGTCCCTTTGCTGGAGGAAGGGGCTGCCCTCCTTCTAGGTGCTTTGGGCAGCAACGTCCTTATGGAGAAGATGGACACCTTGCGACGAGAAGTGGAAGACACCCAAAAGGATGACCTTTTGGGATCCCTGCGAGAAAAGATGGAGAGCCTGCAGAGGAAAGTGGCCGCCCCCTTGGAAATGGAGGACCCGAAATGGACATTGGGGACCATGGATAAATGGGAAGCCCTTCAGACAACCTTGTGGGGTCTCCTCCGGGATGCTCAGCTGCAGGAGAAGATGTCAACCATCCTAGAGAAGATGGGTGCCCCATGGACAGAAATATGGGCTCTGCAGAAAGAG gTCCCTGTGTCCTTTGAGGAGGTTGCTGTGCATTTCACCAAGGAAGAATGGGCCCTGCTGGATTCAGGTCAAAGAGCCCTATACAGAGAAGTTATGCTGGAGAATTATGGGAATGTGGCCTTTCTCG GCAGTGACAAAACATCAATGATGCAATCCAGATCTGCTCCTGTGTGTGATGAATTGGGAAAAGCTATTCTGCACTCAGATCAG gtcCCAGTGTCCTTCGAGGAGTTGGGAGCAGAAGATTTCACCAAAGAGGAAGGGTCCCTGCCAAATCCAGAGAAAAAAGCCCTGCAGAAGGAAACAATGGAGGAGAAGCTAAAGACCGGCGCTCTTCCGG ATGGCTCTCTGATGCCCAAGTCTGGCATTATCCCCAGACTTAATGAAATGGAGGAAGAACTGTGTGTCCAGGAAAGATTGCCAG ctAAGGATGTGCTTAATTCATCACTAGAAAACCACTGGGAACCCTGCCCAGCAGAGAAGACATTAAAATTCCCAGAGTATGAAAAGAGCTTCAGCTGCCATCAGAGAGTGCAGATGGAGGAGAAACCGTTGCAGTCTCTTGAATCAAGAAAATGCATCAACCAGACTGCATCAAGCTTTGCTTACCACTATAAAGAAGTTGTGGtggaaaaaccctataaatgcctggaatgtggaaagtgcttcagtcagagtggGCGGCTTATTATCCATCAACGAAATCACCCAAGGGAAAAatcatataaatgcctggagtgtgggaagaacTTCAATTCAGGTCCAGGCCTCACCtaccatcaaaggatccacacaggtgagaaaccctataaatgtctggagtgtggaaagagcttccgtgGCCATAACCAGCTTACAGATCACCAGAGGGTACACACAGGGGAGAGGCCATTTCAGTGTGTGGAGTGTGGGAAAAGCTTTAGCCAGAGTGGGCAGCTGACGATACATCAAAGGATACACTCAGGAGTGACTCCCTATAAAtgtctggaatgtggaaagagcttcagttcaAGCACAGGCCTCAGCCGCCACCAAAGgacccacaccggggagaaaccctttaaatgcttggagtgtggtaTGAGCTTCAGCCAAAACATAAGCCTTACGTACCATCAAGTGGtccatactggggagaaaccctacaaatgcctggagtgtggaaagtgttTCCCTAGGCATGAACTTTTGACCATCCACCAAAGAGTTCATACAGGGGAGAAACTGTACACTTgccaggaatgtgggaagagcttcagctgGAGCACAAGTCTCACCTACCACCAACGAATGCACTCTGGGGAGAAACCGTACACATGCGCAGAATGTGGCATGAGCTTCCGCAGCCACCACCACCTTACTGATCATCAAAGGgtgcacactggggagaaaccgttCAAATGTTCGGCATGTGGGAAGTGCTTTGGTCAGAGCAACGGCCTTGCCCGTCACGAgagaacccacacaggggagaaacccttcaCGTGTGTGGAGTGCGGAacgagcttcagtcagagtgggcAACTCGTTATACATCTGAGAGTACACACTGGAGAAAAGCCCTATCAGTGTCCAGAGTGTGGTATGGGATTCCGCCAAAACAGAAGCCTCATCCGGCACCAGagaatccacactggggagagACCTTTcaagtgcttggagtgtggaaaggatTTTAGCCAGGATTCCCATCTCATGTCACATAAAagaattcacacaggagagaaaccatataagTGCCTGATATGTGGAAAGAGTTTTCTGAGGCATGAATACCTGACCATCCATCGAAGAcatcatactggggagaagccgttTAAATGCCCAGAGTGTGGCAAGGCCTTCATGAAGCGAGACTCTCTTATTTGCCACGAAagaacccacactggggagaaaccctacaaatgccTACAGTGCGGAAAAGGTTTCAGACAGAACAGAAGCCTTGGCTTCCATCAGAGagtccacactggggagaaaccctttaaatgcctggagtgtggaaagctCTTTAGGCTTAGTGCAAACCTTACTGTGCATAAAAGAATCCACACTGGGGAAAAGCCCTAtcaatgcctggaatgtggaaagagcttcagtcagaacaGAAGTCTCATCTACCATCAAAGAGTGCACACTGAGGAAAAAACGTTTAAATGCCTTgagtgtggaaaaagcttcacGCAAAACAGAAGCCTTCACTTCCATCAGAAagttcacactggggaaaaaccctttaaatgcctggagtgtggaaagctCTTTAGACTTAGTGCAAACCTTGCTGTACATAAAAGAGTCCACACAGGTGAAAAGCCCTATAAATGTCcagagtgtggaaagggcttcagtcAAAACAGGAGTCTTATCTATCATCAGAGAGTCCATAAAAAGGAGAAACCGTTTAAATCTCTAGAATATGTGAATTACATTGGTGACAGCATGGGACTTGCCTGCCAGCAGAGCAAATCAGTAAATAAGCCATGGAATGAAGTTCCATGGCTTGTTTAG
- the LOC100559386 gene encoding zinc finger protein 420 isoform X2: MEDLKRKASILQEGRDAPQVAFEGKMEVLRRQAGVPQVPLQKKTGSLREKVGASQEGMDAQLDVLKEKMGSMRGKVDSLQERIDTSQGALQRKTGNLDVAKQEEMDSIGKKVGEAKEILGKREKTESLKEGMSILQVAPHERMDALRKKILKSGLFGFEQEGGCSDMAFTLRGVPLLEEGAALLLGALGSNVLMEKMDTLRREVEDTQKDDLLGSLREKMESLQRKVAAPLEMEDPKWTLGTMDKWEALQTTLWGLLRDAQLQEKMSTILEKMGAPWTEIWALQKEVPVSFEEVAVHFTKEEWALLDSGQRALYREVMLENYGNVAFLGSDKTSMMQSRSAPVCDELGKAILHSDQVPVSFEELGAEDFTKEEGSLPNPEKKALQKETMEEKLKTGALPAKDVLNSSLENHWEPCPAEKTLKFPEYEKSFSCHQRVQMEEKPLQSLESRKCINQTASSFAYHYKEVVVEKPYKCLECGKCFSQSGRLIIHQRNHPREKSYKCLECGKNFNSGPGLTYHQRIHTGEKPYKCLECGKSFRGHNQLTDHQRVHTGERPFQCVECGKSFSQSGQLTIHQRIHSGVTPYKCLECGKSFSSSTGLSRHQRTHTGEKPFKCLECGMSFSQNISLTYHQVVHTGEKPYKCLECGKCFPRHELLTIHQRVHTGEKLYTCQECGKSFSWSTSLTYHQRMHSGEKPYTCAECGMSFRSHHHLTDHQRVHTGEKPFKCSACGKCFGQSNGLARHERTHTGEKPFTCVECGTSFSQSGQLVIHLRVHTGEKPYQCPECGMGFRQNRSLIRHQRIHTGERPFKCLECGKDFSQDSHLMSHKRIHTGEKPYKCLICGKSFLRHEYLTIHRRHHTGEKPFKCPECGKAFMKRDSLICHERTHTGEKPYKCLQCGKGFRQNRSLGFHQRVHTGEKPFKCLECGKLFRLSANLTVHKRIHTGEKPYQCLECGKSFSQNRSLIYHQRVHTEEKTFKCLECGKSFTQNRSLHFHQKVHTGEKPFKCLECGKLFRLSANLAVHKRVHTGEKPYKCPECGKGFSQNRSLIYHQRVHKKEKPFKSLEYVNYIGDSMGLACQQSKSVNKPWNEVPWLV; the protein is encoded by the exons ATGGAGGATCTGAAGAGAAAAGCGTCCATCCTTCAGGAAGGAAGAGATGCCCCTCAGGTTGCCTTTGAAGGGAAAATGGAGGTCTTGAGGAGACAAGCGGGTGTCCCGCAAGTCCCCCTGCAAAAGAAAACGGGTTCCTTGAGGGAGAAGGTGGGTGCGTCACAGGAAGGAATGGATGCCCAGCTGGATGTCTTGAAAGAGAAAATGGGCTCCATGAGGGGAAAAGTGGACTCCCTGCAAGAGAGAATAGATACCTCTCAGGGAGCTCTGCAAAGGAAAACGGGCAACCTAGATGTTGCTAAGCAAGAGGAAATGGACTCCATAGGGAAGAAAGTGGGTGAAGCAAAGGAGATATTGGGCAAGAGAGAGAAGACTGAATCCTTGAAGGAAGGAATGAGCATCCTACAGGTTGCCCCACATGAGAGAATGGATGCTTTGCGGAAGAAGATCCTCAAGAGTGGCCTGTTTGGTTTTGAGCAAGAGGGTGGCTGTTCGGACATGGCCTTCACCCTTCGTGGTGTCCCTTTGCTGGAGGAAGGGGCTGCCCTCCTTCTAGGTGCTTTGGGCAGCAACGTCCTTATGGAGAAGATGGACACCTTGCGACGAGAAGTGGAAGACACCCAAAAGGATGACCTTTTGGGATCCCTGCGAGAAAAGATGGAGAGCCTGCAGAGGAAAGTGGCCGCCCCCTTGGAAATGGAGGACCCGAAATGGACATTGGGGACCATGGATAAATGGGAAGCCCTTCAGACAACCTTGTGGGGTCTCCTCCGGGATGCTCAGCTGCAGGAGAAGATGTCAACCATCCTAGAGAAGATGGGTGCCCCATGGACAGAAATATGGGCTCTGCAGAAAGAG gTCCCTGTGTCCTTTGAGGAGGTTGCTGTGCATTTCACCAAGGAAGAATGGGCCCTGCTGGATTCAGGTCAAAGAGCCCTATACAGAGAAGTTATGCTGGAGAATTATGGGAATGTGGCCTTTCTCG GCAGTGACAAAACATCAATGATGCAATCCAGATCTGCTCCTGTGTGTGATGAATTGGGAAAAGCTATTCTGCACTCAGATCAG gtcCCAGTGTCCTTCGAGGAGTTGGGAGCAGAAGATTTCACCAAAGAGGAAGGGTCCCTGCCAAATCCAGAGAAAAAAGCCCTGCAGAAGGAAACAATGGAGGAGAAGCTAAAGACCGGCGCTCTTCCGG ctAAGGATGTGCTTAATTCATCACTAGAAAACCACTGGGAACCCTGCCCAGCAGAGAAGACATTAAAATTCCCAGAGTATGAAAAGAGCTTCAGCTGCCATCAGAGAGTGCAGATGGAGGAGAAACCGTTGCAGTCTCTTGAATCAAGAAAATGCATCAACCAGACTGCATCAAGCTTTGCTTACCACTATAAAGAAGTTGTGGtggaaaaaccctataaatgcctggaatgtggaaagtgcttcagtcagagtggGCGGCTTATTATCCATCAACGAAATCACCCAAGGGAAAAatcatataaatgcctggagtgtgggaagaacTTCAATTCAGGTCCAGGCCTCACCtaccatcaaaggatccacacaggtgagaaaccctataaatgtctggagtgtggaaagagcttccgtgGCCATAACCAGCTTACAGATCACCAGAGGGTACACACAGGGGAGAGGCCATTTCAGTGTGTGGAGTGTGGGAAAAGCTTTAGCCAGAGTGGGCAGCTGACGATACATCAAAGGATACACTCAGGAGTGACTCCCTATAAAtgtctggaatgtggaaagagcttcagttcaAGCACAGGCCTCAGCCGCCACCAAAGgacccacaccggggagaaaccctttaaatgcttggagtgtggtaTGAGCTTCAGCCAAAACATAAGCCTTACGTACCATCAAGTGGtccatactggggagaaaccctacaaatgcctggagtgtggaaagtgttTCCCTAGGCATGAACTTTTGACCATCCACCAAAGAGTTCATACAGGGGAGAAACTGTACACTTgccaggaatgtgggaagagcttcagctgGAGCACAAGTCTCACCTACCACCAACGAATGCACTCTGGGGAGAAACCGTACACATGCGCAGAATGTGGCATGAGCTTCCGCAGCCACCACCACCTTACTGATCATCAAAGGgtgcacactggggagaaaccgttCAAATGTTCGGCATGTGGGAAGTGCTTTGGTCAGAGCAACGGCCTTGCCCGTCACGAgagaacccacacaggggagaaacccttcaCGTGTGTGGAGTGCGGAacgagcttcagtcagagtgggcAACTCGTTATACATCTGAGAGTACACACTGGAGAAAAGCCCTATCAGTGTCCAGAGTGTGGTATGGGATTCCGCCAAAACAGAAGCCTCATCCGGCACCAGagaatccacactggggagagACCTTTcaagtgcttggagtgtggaaaggatTTTAGCCAGGATTCCCATCTCATGTCACATAAAagaattcacacaggagagaaaccatataagTGCCTGATATGTGGAAAGAGTTTTCTGAGGCATGAATACCTGACCATCCATCGAAGAcatcatactggggagaagccgttTAAATGCCCAGAGTGTGGCAAGGCCTTCATGAAGCGAGACTCTCTTATTTGCCACGAAagaacccacactggggagaaaccctacaaatgccTACAGTGCGGAAAAGGTTTCAGACAGAACAGAAGCCTTGGCTTCCATCAGAGagtccacactggggagaaaccctttaaatgcctggagtgtggaaagctCTTTAGGCTTAGTGCAAACCTTACTGTGCATAAAAGAATCCACACTGGGGAAAAGCCCTAtcaatgcctggaatgtggaaagagcttcagtcagaacaGAAGTCTCATCTACCATCAAAGAGTGCACACTGAGGAAAAAACGTTTAAATGCCTTgagtgtggaaaaagcttcacGCAAAACAGAAGCCTTCACTTCCATCAGAAagttcacactggggaaaaaccctttaaatgcctggagtgtggaaagctCTTTAGACTTAGTGCAAACCTTGCTGTACATAAAAGAGTCCACACAGGTGAAAAGCCCTATAAATGTCcagagtgtggaaagggcttcagtcAAAACAGGAGTCTTATCTATCATCAGAGAGTCCATAAAAAGGAGAAACCGTTTAAATCTCTAGAATATGTGAATTACATTGGTGACAGCATGGGACTTGCCTGCCAGCAGAGCAAATCAGTAAATAAGCCATGGAATGAAGTTCCATGGCTTGTTTAG
- the LOC100557418 gene encoding zinc finger protein 420 — MPRRTSTGEKLKPFTCLKCGKSFSRTSELNRHERVHTGQKSFQCLECGKSFSQSRNLTSHQRSHTGEKPYKCLECGKGFSNSGILTTHQRSHTGKKPYKCLECGKCFSQSGILLAHQGMHMGQKPFQCLECGKRFRQLIHLTSHERIHTGEKPFQCLECGKSFRQHIHLTSHKRTHTGEKPFQCFECGKTFSQSSHLIRHERTHTGERPFKCLLCGKSFGHSSELVRHERTHTGEKPFKCPECEKCFSRSSELIRHKRIHTGEKPFKCLECDKSFIDSTNLIRHQISHTGEKPYKCQECGKCFSQSRGLAAHQRTHAGEKPFKCPECGKCFSQSGILTAHQGMHTGQKPFKCLECGKRFRQHIHLTSHKRIHSGEKPFKCLECGRSFRQHIHLTSHKRIHTGEKPFKCLECGKSFGHKSILISHVRTHTGDKPFKCLECGKSFTWSTLLIRHERTHTGEKPFKCSECGKGFSEASLLNKHQRRHSGEKPFTCFECGKSFFSSTLLIRHQRIHKKEQSCTAWHMEGDSAGAQILFDIK; from the coding sequence ATGCCGAGGAGGACAAGCACTGGAGAAAAACTGAAGCCATTTACATGCCtgaagtgtggaaagagcttcagtaggACATCGGAACTTAATAGACATGAACGAGTCCACACAGGACAGAAATCATtccaatgcctggagtgtgggaagagcttcagtcaaaGCAGAAACCTTACTTCCCATCAAAGgagccacacaggagagaaaccatacaaatgcctggaatgtggaaagggcttcagcaATAGCGGGATTCTTACTACACATCAAAGGAGCCATACGGGCAAAAAACCCtacaaatgcttggagtgtgggaagtgCTTCAGTCAGAGCGGCATTCTTCTGGCCCACCAAGGAATGCACATGGGGCAAAAGCCTTTccagtgcctggagtgtgggaagaggttTCGCCAGCTCATACACCTTACCTCCCACGAGAgaatccacacgggagagaaaccgTTCCAATgcctagaatgtggaaagagctttcgtCAGCACATCCACCTTACCTCTCATAAAAGaacccacacgggagagaaaccgTTTCAGTGCTTCGAGTGTGGGAAAACCTTCAGCCAAAGCTCCCACCTTATAAGACACgaaagaacccacacaggagagagaccatTCAAATGCCTgctgtgtggaaagagctttggccACAGCTCGGAGCTTGTTCGGCACGAAAGGACGcacacgggagagaagccgtTCAAGTGTCCAGAGTGCGAGAAATGCTTCAGTCGGAGCTCCGAGCTTATTAGGCATAAAAGGATTCACACCGGAGAGAAGCCGTTCAAATGCTTGGAGTGCGACAAAAGCTTCATCGATAGCACAAATCTTATTAGACACCAGATaagccacacaggggagaaaccatataaatgccaggagtgtggaaagtgCTTCAGCCAGAGCCGAGGTTTGGCTGCGCATCAGCGGACCCACGCGGGagagaaaccatttaaatgcccggagtgtgggaaatgcttcaGCCAGAGCGGCATTTTGACTGCGCATCAAGGGATGCACACGGGGcagaaaccattcaaatgcctAGAGTGCGGGAAGAGGTTCCGCCAACATATACATCTTACTTCGCATAAAAGAATCCACTCGGGAGAGAAACCGTtcaaatgtctggagtgtgggagGAGTTTTCGTCAGCACATACATCTTACTTCCCACAAGagaatccacactggggagaaaccatttaaatgcttggagtgtggaaagagctttggccATAAATCAATCCTTATTTCTCATGTACGAACCCACACAGGAGACAagccctttaaatgcctggagtgtggaaagagctttacttGGAGCACGCTCCTTATTCGGCATGAAagaacccacactggggagaaaccgttTAAATGTTCAGAATGTGGGAAGGGCTTCAGCGAAGCCTCCTTACTGAATAAGCATCAGAGACGCCAttctggggagaaaccctttacatgctttgagtgtggaaagagcttttttTCCAGCACGCTCCTCATTCGACACCAGCGCATTCACAAAAAGGAACAATCATGTACTGCCTGGCACATGGAAGGAGATTCAGCTGGAGCCCAGATCTTATTTGACATAAAATAA